A window of Drosophila subobscura isolate 14011-0131.10 chromosome E, UCBerk_Dsub_1.0, whole genome shotgun sequence contains these coding sequences:
- the LOC117890319 gene encoding WD and tetratricopeptide repeats protein 1, with protein MSSDELYRIKYSSSRYQRHHSDERAPLNASSLQWQRQQYGYDMSFDEMMRRRLQASPAFIDRLEQEMVLTGHDGCVNCLEWSSDGLLLASGSDDFRVMIWDPFRKQRVHVINTKHLGNMFSVKFLPRHNNSILATCAADKFIYVYDINHANETLFSCNCHTMRAKRLATAQDSPHIFWSAGEDGCILQLDMREPHRCRPEEGNGVRLLSLSNQVEATTEAKCLAINPRRTEYLAVGTNDPFARIYDRRKLPTSGANESEGCVSYYAPGQIVKDISRNIVHESRAITYLSFNANGTELLVNMGCEHIYRYDLNSAEPPVFYELPAYSAQATHEEEEFKTPHKSRSLPSSIEVHKKLGNEHLENGKLVAAIEAYSAALAKYPRGEVLYLNRATALMRRGWFGDIYAALRDCHEALRLDPTYVKAHFRLARALLELRRPQDAEKCLQALIQRFPSFANNHGVLMLHKDIKENRRQSEHTDAPNPEPVLVNDGSRYLRLTDEEYNLRSAAKDYKHRYVGHCNITTDIKEATYLGVHGEFIAAGSDDGNFYIWEGDTGKIRAAYRADSAIVNCVQPHPSICMLATSGIDHDVKIWSPCAPSSAERPNLIEDVTRTIEDNQQKMRTDPFELNTRNAYCFNN; from the exons AGCGATGAACTGTATCGCATCAAATACTCAAGCTCGCGCTATCAGCGCCACCACAGCGACGAGCGGGCGCCCTTGAATGCCAGCTCCttgcagtggcagcgccaACAATACGGATATGATATGTCCTTTGATGAGAtgatgcggcggcggctccaaGCGTCGCCAGCCTTCATAGATCGTCTGGAACAGGAGATGGTGCTGACTGGTCACGATGGCTGCGTGAACTGCTTGGAGTGGAGCAGTGACGGTCTGTTGCTGGCCTCGGGCTCAGATGATTTCAGAGTTATGATCTGGGACCCATTCCGCAAGCAGCGCGTTCATGTGATAAACACTAAGCATCTGGGCAACATGTTCTCGGTCAAGTTTCTACCCaggcacaacaacagcatttTGGCTACGTGTGCGGCTGATAAATTCATATACGTCTATGACATCAATCACGCGAATGAGACGCTGTTTTCCTGTAACTGTCATACGATGAGGGCCAAGCGACTGGCAACCGCGCAGGACTCTCCGCACATCTTTTGGTCCGCGGGAGAGGACGGTTGCATCCTGCAGCTGGACATGCGAGAGCCACATCGCTGCCGTCCCGAGGAAGGCAATGGAGTGCGCCTGCTTAGCCTGAGCAATCAGGTTGAGGCGACCACAGAGGCAAAATGCTTGGCCATAAACCCTAGACGAACGGAGTACTTGGCTGTGGGAACCAACGATCCCTTTGCCCGCATCTATGATCGGCGCAAGTTGCCTACAAGTGGGGCCAATG AATCCGAAGGGTGCGTTTCGTACTATGCTCCTGGACAGATTGTGAAGGACATCAGCAGGAACATTGTCCACGAGTCGAGGGCCATCACATATCTCTCATTCAATGCAAATGGCACGGAATTGCTTGTCAACATGGGCTGTGAACACATTTATCGCTACGATCTAAACAGTGCCGAGCCTCCTGTTTTCTACGAGCTGCCTGCCTACTCTGCCCAAGCCACACACGAAGAGGAGGAGTTCAAGACTCCTCACAAAAGCCGCTCCTTACCATCTAGCATAGAGGTGCATAAGAAACTGGGCAATGAGCAcctggaaaatggaaaactagTGGCTGCTATTGAGGCCTATTCCGCTGCATTGGCCAAGTATCCGCGGGGCGAAGTTCTCTACCTGAACAGGGCTACGGCTCTGATGCGACGTGGATGGTTTGGGGACATTTATGCAGCACTACGGGATTGTCATGAGGCTCTTCGCTTGGATCCCACCTATGTTAAGGCTCATTTTCGGCTGGCGCGTGCTCTGCTGGAGCTTCGTCGTCCACAGGATGCGGAAAAGTGTCTTCAGGCGCTCATCCAGCGATTCCCCAGTTTTGCCAACAACCATGGAGTCCTCATGCTGcacaaggacatcaaggaaaATCGACGACAATCGGAGCACACTGATGCCCCAAATCCAGAGCCAGTACTAGTTAACGATGGCTCGCGCTATCTTCGCCTGACCGACGAGGAATACAATCTGCGATCCGCTGCCAAGGACTACAAACATCGCTATGTGGGTCATTGCAATATCACCACGGACATTAAGGAGGCCACCTATCTGGGCGTTCATGGCGAGTTCATTGCCGCCGGCTCAGATGATGGCAATTTCTACATTTGGGAGGGCGACACGGGAAAAATTCGAGCCGCCTATCGTGCAGACAGCGCCATTGTGAACTGCGTGCAGCCTCATCCCAGTATCTGCATGTTGGCCACCAGCGGCATTGACCACGACGTCAAGATCTGGTCACCGTGCGCACCTAGCTCCGCTGAGCGGCCGAATCTCATCGAGGATGTGACGCGCACGATTGAGGATAATCAGCAAAAGATGCGAACCGATCCATTTGAACTGAATACACGTAATGCGTATTGCTTCAATAACTAA